One window of the Nicotiana tabacum cultivar K326 chromosome 4, ASM71507v2, whole genome shotgun sequence genome contains the following:
- the LOC107773779 gene encoding arginyl-tRNA--protein transferase 1 isoform X2, with protein MPRFLDGTLDRRSDDLMDTTDTSGISQTTTFSQSRSPATMKSLRDNPEEKNKTEPLIPYMESQIDKAVQTCIESGDLCSDIQFPKASVKKVAPVKRKLSTEGAEDMLFTSSISFQIAAALRRGRKDVEHGKSSKLGAWESEMAADSPKLIAEKLASCLNNLAESSGFLVRACNGHINFYSSERRVDEDSVVSSQNESKQSTSGSCSKESCSSTAQGSPELKRRRFEVRLKRSSFDPEEYSLYRRYQIRVHNDSPDEVAESSYRRFLVDTPLVFVPPSGDLTVPPCGFGSFHQQYLIDGRLVAVGVIDILPKCLSSKYLFWDPDLAFLSLGKYSALQEIRWIKENQVHCPSLQYYYLGYYIHSCNKMRYKAAYRPSELLCPLRYQWVPFDVAKPLLDRKRYVVLSDIATENGEHLPPSILENYEEQNDEKQFHGSNDIFVGEDDEMDEPDFEDSDDELDPESSDVQLPKVENGDVGNVLIGLKEVRLRYKDLREAFGSSERRFMETQLHRYMRAVGTELSERIVYSLG; from the exons ATGCCTAGGTTTCTGGATGGCACATTGGATCGAAGATCAGATGACTTGATGGATACTACAGATACTTCAGGCATTTCACAAACCACTACCTTCAGTCAAAGTCGGAGCCCTGCAACAATGAAGTCCTTGAGAGATAACCctgaagaaaagaacaaaactgAACCGTTGATCCCCTATATGGAAAGTCAGATAGATAAAGCAGTACAAACATGCATTGAAAGTGGGGATCTCTGCTCTGACATTCAGTTTCCAAAAGCCTCTGTCAAAAAGGTTGCACCTGTGAAAAGAAAGTTATCCACTGAAGGGGCTGAGGATATGTTATTTACCAGCAGCATCTCGTTCCAAATTGCAGCTGCTTTAAGGCGAGGCAGAAAAGATGTTGAGCATGGAAAATCATCAAAATTGGGGGCTTGGGAGAGCGAAATGGCTGCTGATTCCCCAAAATTGATTGCTGAAAAACTAGCTAGCTGTCTAAACAATCTAGCAGAATCATCGGGCTTTTTAGTTAGAGCTTGCAACGGACATATAAACTTCTATTCTTCGGAAAGACGAGTTGATGAAGACAGTGTAGTGAGCAGCCAGAATGAGTCAAAGCAATCCACATCAGGAAGCTGCAGTAAAGAGAGCTGCTCATCAACAGCACAAGGAAGCCCTGAGCTCAAAAGGAGGAGGTTTGAGGTTCGTCTTAAAAGGTCCAGTTTTGATCCGGAAGAATATTCCTTGTATAGAAGGTACCAGATTAGGGTGCACAATGATTCGCCAGACGAAGTTGCTGAGAGCTCATATAGGAGATTTTTGGTTGATACACCTCTAGTATTCGTTCCACCCTCTGGGGACCTTACTGTTCCCCCCTGTGGCTTTGGTTCTTTCCATCAGCAGTATCTGATTGATGGACGGCTAGTTGCAGTTGGTGTAATAGACATCCTTCCCAAGTGTTTGTCAAGTAAATATTTATTCTGGGATCCAGATCTAGCCTTCTTATCTTTAGGTAAGTACTCAGCCCTACAAGAAATAAGGTGGATTAAGGAGAATCAAGTACATTGTCCAAGTCTCCAGTACTATTATCTGGGCTACTACATCCACTCCTGCAACAAAATGAGATACAAAGCAGCATACCGGCCTTCTGAGCTGCTCTGCCCTTTGCGTTATCA GTGGGTTCCATTTGATGTTGCCAAGCCACTGCTAGACAGAAAACGGTATGTGGTTTTATCTGATATTGCCACAGAAAATGGAGAGCATTTGCCGCCTAGTATCCTTGAAAATTATGaggagcaaaatgatgaaaagcAGTTTCATGGATcaaatgatatttttgttggtGAGGATGACGAAATGGATGAGCCTGATTTTGAAGATTCAGATGACGAATTGGACCCTGAGAGCAGTGACGTCCAATTGCCCAAAGTAGAAAATGGAGATGTTGGCAATGTTTTGATTGGGTTGAAGGAAGTTCGTCTGAGATACAAA GATTTGCGTGAAGCTTTTGGTTCCAGCGAAAGGCGGTTTATGGAGACACAACTGCACAGATACATGAGGGCTGTTGGTACAGAGCTCTCTGAACGAATAGTTTATTCATTGGGCTGA
- the LOC107773779 gene encoding arginyl-tRNA--protein transferase 2 isoform X1: MSEKKKMRSEASSSNSNSSGGGNSRGETVVADVGRRRNTCGYCKSGGPTSISHGVWARSLTVDDYQALLDRGWRRSGCFLYKPEMEKTCCPSYTIRLRAGEFVPSKEQRRVLKSMQRFLDGTLDRRSDDLMDTTDTSGISQTTTFSQSRSPATMKSLRDNPEEKNKTEPLIPYMESQIDKAVQTCIESGDLCSDIQFPKASVKKVAPVKRKLSTEGAEDMLFTSSISFQIAAALRRGRKDVEHGKSSKLGAWESEMAADSPKLIAEKLASCLNNLAESSGFLVRACNGHINFYSSERRVDEDSVVSSQNESKQSTSGSCSKESCSSTAQGSPELKRRRFEVRLKRSSFDPEEYSLYRRYQIRVHNDSPDEVAESSYRRFLVDTPLVFVPPSGDLTVPPCGFGSFHQQYLIDGRLVAVGVIDILPKCLSSKYLFWDPDLAFLSLGKYSALQEIRWIKENQVHCPSLQYYYLGYYIHSCNKMRYKAAYRPSELLCPLRYQWVPFDVAKPLLDRKRYVVLSDIATENGEHLPPSILENYEEQNDEKQFHGSNDIFVGEDDEMDEPDFEDSDDELDPESSDVQLPKVENGDVGNVLIGLKEVRLRYKDLREAFGSSERRFMETQLHRYMRAVGTELSERIVYSLG, encoded by the exons ATgtctgagaagaagaagatgagaagtgaagccagcagcagcaacagtaatAGCAGCGGTGGTGGAAACAGCAGGGGCGAAACTGTGGTTGCTGATGTTGGTCGCCGTAGGAACACATGTGGCTACTGTAAATCTGGTGGCCCTACTAGTATCTCTCACG GTGTATGGGCACGCAGTCTGACAGTTGATGACTATCAAG CTCTTCTAGACAGAGGATGGAGAAGATCTGGCTGTTTCTTATACAAGCCTGAGATGGAGAAGACATGCTGTCCATCTTACACTATCCGTCTCAGAGCAGGTGAATTTGTTCCTTCCAAAGAACAACGTCGAGTACTGAAAAGCATGCAGAG GTTTCTGGATGGCACATTGGATCGAAGATCAGATGACTTGATGGATACTACAGATACTTCAGGCATTTCACAAACCACTACCTTCAGTCAAAGTCGGAGCCCTGCAACAATGAAGTCCTTGAGAGATAACCctgaagaaaagaacaaaactgAACCGTTGATCCCCTATATGGAAAGTCAGATAGATAAAGCAGTACAAACATGCATTGAAAGTGGGGATCTCTGCTCTGACATTCAGTTTCCAAAAGCCTCTGTCAAAAAGGTTGCACCTGTGAAAAGAAAGTTATCCACTGAAGGGGCTGAGGATATGTTATTTACCAGCAGCATCTCGTTCCAAATTGCAGCTGCTTTAAGGCGAGGCAGAAAAGATGTTGAGCATGGAAAATCATCAAAATTGGGGGCTTGGGAGAGCGAAATGGCTGCTGATTCCCCAAAATTGATTGCTGAAAAACTAGCTAGCTGTCTAAACAATCTAGCAGAATCATCGGGCTTTTTAGTTAGAGCTTGCAACGGACATATAAACTTCTATTCTTCGGAAAGACGAGTTGATGAAGACAGTGTAGTGAGCAGCCAGAATGAGTCAAAGCAATCCACATCAGGAAGCTGCAGTAAAGAGAGCTGCTCATCAACAGCACAAGGAAGCCCTGAGCTCAAAAGGAGGAGGTTTGAGGTTCGTCTTAAAAGGTCCAGTTTTGATCCGGAAGAATATTCCTTGTATAGAAGGTACCAGATTAGGGTGCACAATGATTCGCCAGACGAAGTTGCTGAGAGCTCATATAGGAGATTTTTGGTTGATACACCTCTAGTATTCGTTCCACCCTCTGGGGACCTTACTGTTCCCCCCTGTGGCTTTGGTTCTTTCCATCAGCAGTATCTGATTGATGGACGGCTAGTTGCAGTTGGTGTAATAGACATCCTTCCCAAGTGTTTGTCAAGTAAATATTTATTCTGGGATCCAGATCTAGCCTTCTTATCTTTAGGTAAGTACTCAGCCCTACAAGAAATAAGGTGGATTAAGGAGAATCAAGTACATTGTCCAAGTCTCCAGTACTATTATCTGGGCTACTACATCCACTCCTGCAACAAAATGAGATACAAAGCAGCATACCGGCCTTCTGAGCTGCTCTGCCCTTTGCGTTATCA GTGGGTTCCATTTGATGTTGCCAAGCCACTGCTAGACAGAAAACGGTATGTGGTTTTATCTGATATTGCCACAGAAAATGGAGAGCATTTGCCGCCTAGTATCCTTGAAAATTATGaggagcaaaatgatgaaaagcAGTTTCATGGATcaaatgatatttttgttggtGAGGATGACGAAATGGATGAGCCTGATTTTGAAGATTCAGATGACGAATTGGACCCTGAGAGCAGTGACGTCCAATTGCCCAAAGTAGAAAATGGAGATGTTGGCAATGTTTTGATTGGGTTGAAGGAAGTTCGTCTGAGATACAAA GATTTGCGTGAAGCTTTTGGTTCCAGCGAAAGGCGGTTTATGGAGACACAACTGCACAGATACATGAGGGCTGTTGGTACAGAGCTCTCTGAACGAATAGTTTATTCATTGGGCTGA